The proteins below are encoded in one region of Qipengyuania sp. HL-TH1:
- the rplU gene encoding 50S ribosomal protein L21, with amino-acid sequence MFAVVRTGGKQYRVAAGDKIAVEKLAGEAGDTITLGDILLAGEGDTLSDAGKVTVSAEIIAQAKSEKVIVFKKRRRHNYRRKNGHRQQMTLLRITDVGTGSAKKAAPKKEAAKQDDAADQQAAPKKEAAEKKAPAKKAAPAKAAAKKTADKK; translated from the coding sequence ATGTTCGCAGTAGTGCGCACGGGCGGCAAACAATACCGGGTTGCCGCCGGAGACAAGATCGCGGTTGAGAAGCTGGCTGGCGAAGCCGGCGACACCATCACGCTGGGCGATATCCTGCTTGCAGGCGAAGGCGATACGCTTTCGGATGCCGGCAAGGTTACCGTTTCGGCGGAGATCATTGCGCAGGCCAAGAGCGAGAAGGTGATCGTCTTCAAGAAGCGTCGCCGTCACAACTATCGCCGCAAGAACGGTCATCGCCAGCAGATGACCCTGCTGCGCATCACCGATGTCGGCACCGGCTCGGCCAAGAAGGCAGCTCCGAAGAAGGAAGCGGCCAAGCAGGACGACGCTGCAGACCAGCAGGCTGCTCCGAAGAAGGAAGCCGCCGAGAAGAAGGCTCCGGCCAAGAAGGCAGCGCCTGCGAAGGCCGCCGCCAAAAAGACCGCAGACAAGAAGTAA
- the rpmA gene encoding 50S ribosomal protein L27, with the protein MAHKKAGGSSRNGRDSAGRRLGVKKFGSENVVAGNIIVRQRGTRVYPGANVGMGKDHTLFALTDGIVRFHKGKLDRKFVSVEMMAEAAE; encoded by the coding sequence ATGGCACATAAGAAAGCAGGCGGTTCGTCGCGCAACGGTCGCGATTCGGCCGGTCGTCGCCTCGGTGTGAAGAAGTTCGGCAGCGAGAACGTCGTCGCCGGCAACATCATCGTGCGCCAGCGCGGCACGCGCGTCTATCCGGGCGCCAATGTCGGCATGGGCAAGGACCACACCCTGTTCGCGCTTACCGACGGTATTGTGCGATTCCACAAGGGCAAACTCGACCGCAAATTCGTCTCGGTCGAAATGATGGCCGAAGCCGCCGAATAA
- a CDS encoding GNAT family N-acetyltransferase, whose protein sequence is MFHVTERLLLRPAWPEDADALFGGIADEAIVRNLARAPWPYLPEHAREFVTRETDPRMPAFLMTLPGSKGSRVIGAVGLGDHEDGVELGYWIARPFWGRGYATEAARGVLEIARLLGHRKITAGHFLDNPASGRVLRKLGFVPTGRAVPRFSKGRGEDVPCALYRLCLDECEKVAPIAA, encoded by the coding sequence ATGTTCCATGTTACCGAGAGGCTGCTGTTGCGGCCTGCCTGGCCCGAAGATGCCGATGCGCTGTTTGGCGGGATCGCCGACGAAGCGATCGTCCGCAATCTTGCGCGCGCGCCGTGGCCCTATCTTCCCGAACATGCGCGTGAATTCGTCACTCGCGAAACCGATCCGCGAATGCCCGCCTTCCTGATGACGCTGCCCGGTAGCAAGGGCTCGCGGGTCATCGGAGCGGTCGGCCTGGGCGACCATGAAGACGGGGTGGAACTCGGCTATTGGATCGCACGGCCTTTCTGGGGGCGGGGATATGCCACCGAGGCGGCGCGCGGCGTGCTCGAGATCGCCCGGTTGCTCGGCCATCGCAAGATCACCGCCGGGCACTTCCTCGACAATCCGGCATCGGGGCGTGTGCTGCGCAAGCTCGGCTTCGTGCCCACGGGGCGGGCGGTGCCGCGGTTCAGCAAGGGACGCGGCGAGGACGTGCCCTGCGCGCTCTATCGCCTGTGCCTCGACGAATGCGAGAAGGTCGCGCCGATCGCGGCGTGA
- a CDS encoding metal-dependent hydrolase encodes MNAPVSIDSDYRTAAPTPADLTITVRDERFNRGTNPRRWWAGEPFGTAWHNALSATFPRGEAFFIEAVKAHREGAPPKLDAEIRAFVKQEINHTREHIAFNRLAEDAGYDIKAIDARVAELLALTKDRPAIANLAVTMALEHYTAMMAAEFLANPAHFKDADPEVRDMWRWHSAEEIEHKGVAFDTWNHATRDWKPSKRWQVRSLVMLTVTARFFKNRWTDSLALLEQDGITGWKAKWGLFKYLTATPGIVRRIFPAWLAYFKPGFHPWDHDDRALIKLYEGDFEDAVMPAE; translated from the coding sequence ATGAACGCGCCCGTTTCGATCGATTCAGACTACCGTACAGCCGCGCCGACTCCGGCCGATCTCACCATCACCGTGCGCGACGAGCGCTTCAACCGTGGCACCAATCCGCGGCGCTGGTGGGCGGGCGAACCGTTCGGCACCGCCTGGCACAATGCGCTATCGGCCACCTTCCCGCGCGGCGAGGCGTTCTTCATCGAAGCGGTCAAGGCCCATCGCGAAGGCGCACCGCCCAAGCTCGATGCCGAAATCCGCGCTTTCGTGAAGCAGGAAATCAACCACACGCGCGAGCATATCGCCTTCAACCGGCTCGCCGAAGATGCCGGCTATGACATCAAGGCGATCGACGCCCGCGTGGCCGAACTGCTGGCGCTGACCAAGGATCGCCCGGCCATAGCCAATCTCGCGGTGACCATGGCGCTCGAGCATTACACCGCGATGATGGCGGCCGAATTCCTCGCGAATCCGGCGCATTTCAAGGATGCCGACCCCGAAGTCCGCGACATGTGGCGCTGGCATTCGGCGGAGGAAATCGAGCACAAGGGCGTTGCCTTCGACACCTGGAACCACGCGACCAGGGACTGGAAACCAAGCAAGCGCTGGCAGGTCCGCAGCCTCGTCATGCTCACCGTTACGGCGCGCTTCTTCAAGAACCGCTGGACCGATTCGCTGGCATTGCTCGAACAGGACGGCATCACCGGCTGGAAGGCGAAGTGGGGCCTGTTCAAATACCTCACCGCCACCCCCGGCATCGTGCGCCGCATCTTCCCCGCATGGCTCGCCTATTTCAAGCCGGGCTTCCACCCGTGGGACCATGACGACCGCGCGCTGATCAAGCTGTACGAAGGCGACTTCGAAGACGCCGTGATGCCCGCCGAATAG
- a CDS encoding TetR family transcriptional regulator produces MATRKRLSPEESRLAALEAARLLLIETGPQSVTLKAVGARIGRTHANLLHHFGSAAGLQKALAGHLAGTVCNTIIDAVRASRAGLGSPREVVDLAFDAFDKEGAGALASWMILTGNEDALTPIVETIHQLVDEIAPEEAGHGAGPLQVHEETLALVLMAMGDALIGTALSRSLGLPETAARDRAERMLTRSIDPTVPQG; encoded by the coding sequence ATGGCGACACGCAAAAGACTTAGCCCCGAGGAATCGCGCCTCGCCGCGCTCGAGGCAGCCCGCCTGCTGTTGATCGAAACCGGCCCGCAATCGGTCACGCTAAAGGCGGTCGGGGCGCGGATCGGGCGTACGCATGCCAATCTGCTGCATCATTTCGGCTCGGCCGCGGGGCTGCAGAAGGCGCTTGCCGGGCATCTGGCGGGGACGGTCTGCAACACGATCATCGATGCGGTCCGCGCCAGCCGCGCCGGGCTCGGCAGCCCGCGCGAAGTGGTGGACCTCGCTTTCGACGCTTTCGACAAGGAAGGCGCGGGCGCGCTGGCCAGCTGGATGATCCTCACCGGCAATGAAGACGCGCTGACGCCGATCGTCGAGACCATCCATCAACTGGTCGACGAAATCGCCCCCGAAGAGGCCGGGCATGGCGCTGGCCCGCTGCAAGTGCATGAGGAAACGCTCGCGCTGGTCCTTATGGCGATGGGCGATGCCTTGATCGGAACGGCGCTGTCGCGGTCGCTTGGCCTGCCCGAAACCGCCGCGCGCGACCGCGCCGAGCGTATGCTTACCCGTTCGATTGATCCGACGGTTCCGCAGGGCTAA
- a CDS encoding folate-binding protein, translated as MTATRLFDRAVIRLRTEDPEEDVADFLQGLVTNDVAGTLPAYAGLLTPQGKMLFDFIVWPGAQRELLLDCEADAADDLVKRLSLYRLRRKIEIAVDPEVAVHWQREMGDGGAADPRLGALGQRWLAPASESDEAADTAWQAHRLALGVPEGRAELSDILWLETNAVELHGVSFGKGCYVGQENTARMNWRSKVNRRLVVVPLDQSEEKRRKAEYRDLGLAVDHLRVADIDPEIAPDWMRGALSPAEPSDQSNG; from the coding sequence ATGACTGCTACCCGCCTGTTCGACCGCGCCGTAATCCGCCTGAGGACCGAGGACCCGGAGGAAGACGTTGCCGACTTCCTTCAGGGGCTCGTCACCAATGACGTTGCTGGCACGCTCCCCGCCTATGCGGGGCTGCTGACGCCGCAGGGCAAGATGCTGTTCGATTTCATCGTCTGGCCGGGTGCCCAGCGCGAGTTGCTGCTCGATTGCGAGGCAGATGCGGCGGACGATCTGGTGAAGCGCCTGTCGCTCTATCGTTTGCGCCGGAAGATCGAGATCGCGGTCGATCCCGAAGTCGCGGTGCACTGGCAGCGCGAGATGGGCGATGGCGGCGCGGCCGACCCGCGGCTGGGCGCGCTGGGCCAGCGTTGGCTCGCTCCCGCCAGCGAGAGCGACGAAGCGGCAGACACGGCGTGGCAGGCGCACCGCCTTGCGCTTGGCGTTCCCGAAGGCCGCGCGGAACTGAGCGATATCCTGTGGCTTGAAACCAATGCGGTCGAACTCCACGGGGTCAGCTTTGGCAAGGGGTGCTATGTCGGGCAGGAAAACACCGCGCGGATGAACTGGCGCAGCAAGGTCAACCGGCGGCTGGTCGTGGTGCCGCTCGACCAGTCGGAGGAGAAACGCCGCAAGGCGGAATATCGCGACCTTGGCCTGGCGGTGGACCACTTGCGGGTGGCGGACATCGATCCTGAAATCGCACCCGACTGGATGCGGGGCGCGCTTAGCCCTGCGGAACCGTCGGATCAATCGAACGGGTAA
- the pyrC gene encoding dihydroorotase, with protein MVESLTIRRPDDWHLHFRDGDTMRAVVPHTARQFARAIVMPNLAPPVTTTALAAAYRDRILAAVPAGMDFTPLMTAYLTDESDADDLAAGHADGVLTAAKLYPAGATTNSAHGVTDVANIMGVLERMADIGMPLCVHGEVTTPDIDIFDREAVFIDRVLQPLVDRLPTLRVIFEHITTMQAVGFVENGGPNVAATITPQHLQINRNDILVGGIRPHLYCLPVAKREQHRLALRGAATSGSAKYFLGTDSAPHHRHTKETACGCAGIFNAPFALESYVQVFEDEGALGHFEAFASLNGPAFYGLAPNEERITLEKAPVTVPAEVDGGEARIVPFHAGETLDWRVQA; from the coding sequence ATGGTCGAATCGCTGACAATCCGCCGCCCCGACGACTGGCATCTGCATTTCCGCGATGGTGACACCATGCGTGCCGTGGTCCCGCATACCGCGCGGCAATTCGCCCGCGCGATCGTGATGCCCAATCTGGCGCCTCCGGTGACTACCACCGCGCTGGCCGCGGCCTATCGCGACCGGATCCTTGCCGCGGTGCCCGCGGGGATGGATTTCACCCCGCTGATGACCGCTTACCTGACCGATGAAAGCGATGCGGACGATCTCGCCGCAGGGCATGCCGACGGCGTGCTTACCGCCGCCAAGCTCTATCCCGCTGGCGCCACCACCAATTCCGCGCACGGCGTCACCGACGTCGCCAACATCATGGGTGTGCTCGAACGGATGGCCGACATCGGCATGCCGCTGTGCGTCCATGGCGAAGTGACCACGCCCGATATCGACATTTTCGACCGCGAGGCAGTGTTCATCGACCGCGTGCTGCAGCCGCTCGTCGATCGGCTGCCAACGCTGCGCGTGATCTTCGAACATATCACTACCATGCAGGCGGTCGGCTTCGTGGAAAACGGGGGGCCCAATGTCGCGGCGACGATCACCCCGCAGCACCTGCAGATCAACCGTAACGACATCCTCGTCGGCGGTATTCGCCCGCATCTCTACTGCCTCCCGGTGGCCAAGCGCGAACAGCACCGGCTGGCGCTGCGCGGCGCGGCGACCAGCGGGTCGGCCAAGTATTTCCTCGGCACCGACAGCGCGCCGCACCACCGGCATACCAAGGAAACCGCCTGCGGCTGCGCGGGTATCTTCAACGCGCCCTTTGCGCTCGAAAGCTACGTCCAGGTATTCGAGGATGAGGGGGCGCTCGGCCATTTCGAAGCCTTCGCCAGCCTCAACGGTCCTGCCTTCTACGGTCTCGCGCCCAATGAGGAGCGGATCACGTTGGAGAAGGCCCCGGTGACGGTGCCTGCCGAAGTCGACGGCGGGGAGGCGCGGATCGTGCCGTTCCACGCGGGCGAAACACTCGACTGGCGCGTGCAAGCCTGA
- the rarD gene encoding EamA family transporter RarD, which yields MDASAPPQHDRTGLAAAFGAYVIWGFLPLYLILVRSVPAFEFVGWRIIWTLPLCLLIVLARKQWPDLRTALRNRRTVAWLAASATLIAINWVVYVWAIQNGQVYAASLGYYINPLVNVLLGTLLLGEKLTRAQWVAVGLAAIGVSLLAAGALTTLWISLTLALSFGTYGLIRKQLDVGAVPGLTIESTLLLLPSLGVAWYFAQTQGSSFAVSTEMSLSIMAGGLLTAFPLLLFAIAARKLPYSTLGFIQFLAPSIVFILGLTVFGEELKPAQAACFACIWAAAVIFMWDMVKRSRSQSRIRAAS from the coding sequence ATGGATGCGAGCGCCCCACCCCAGCATGACCGGACGGGCCTCGCCGCGGCCTTTGGCGCCTATGTCATCTGGGGCTTCCTGCCGCTCTACCTGATTCTCGTCCGCAGTGTTCCGGCCTTCGAATTCGTCGGCTGGCGGATCATCTGGACGCTGCCGCTGTGCCTGCTGATTGTGCTGGCCCGCAAGCAATGGCCCGATTTGCGCACCGCGCTTCGAAACCGGCGCACGGTCGCCTGGCTCGCCGCGAGCGCAACGCTGATCGCGATCAACTGGGTGGTCTATGTCTGGGCGATCCAGAACGGGCAGGTCTATGCCGCAAGCCTGGGCTATTACATCAACCCGCTGGTCAATGTGCTGCTCGGCACGTTGCTGCTGGGCGAGAAACTGACCCGCGCGCAATGGGTGGCGGTCGGCCTCGCCGCGATTGGCGTATCATTGCTTGCAGCCGGCGCGCTGACGACCTTGTGGATCAGCCTGACGCTGGCGCTGAGCTTCGGCACATACGGCCTTATCCGCAAGCAGCTGGATGTGGGCGCAGTGCCCGGCCTGACCATAGAATCGACGCTGTTGCTGCTGCCTTCGCTTGGTGTGGCATGGTATTTCGCGCAGACGCAGGGCTCGTCCTTCGCCGTGTCGACCGAGATGAGCCTGTCGATCATGGCGGGTGGCCTGCTGACTGCCTTTCCGCTGCTGCTGTTCGCCATCGCCGCGCGCAAGCTGCCCTATTCGACGCTCGGCTTCATCCAGTTCCTCGCACCCAGCATCGTCTTCATTCTCGGCCTGACCGTCTTCGGCGAGGAGCTGAAGCCCGCGCAGGCCGCGTGTTTCGCCTGCATCTGGGCAGCCGCGGTGATCTTCATGTGGGACATGGTCAAACGGTCACGCAGCCAGAGCAGGATCAGGGCCGCCAGCTAG
- a CDS encoding glycine zipper 2TM domain-containing protein translates to MLKSFRNASMAIAAAGLAFAVPASAAPATHIAPGAHVTVIGDMSFEHKRQRSHGHDRNRNNDYRGAQSRPYYMGYDRQYGQPVRANTRVWRGNDGRYYCKRDNGTTGLLVGAGVGALLGHEVAGSGGDRTLGAILGGAAGALLGRSIDRSSTRCG, encoded by the coding sequence ATGCTCAAATCGTTTCGGAACGCCTCGATGGCGATCGCCGCAGCGGGTCTGGCATTCGCCGTGCCGGCCAGCGCTGCCCCTGCCACGCATATAGCCCCCGGCGCCCACGTTACGGTCATCGGGGACATGAGTTTCGAGCACAAGCGACAGCGCTCGCACGGCCATGATCGCAACCGCAACAACGATTATCGCGGCGCGCAGTCCCGCCCCTATTACATGGGCTACGACCGCCAATACGGTCAGCCGGTCCGCGCCAATACCCGTGTCTGGCGTGGAAATGACGGGCGCTACTACTGCAAGCGCGACAATGGCACGACCGGCCTGCTGGTCGGAGCCGGGGTCGGCGCGCTGCTCGGCCATGAAGTGGCGGGCAGCGGCGGCGACCGCACGCTGGGCGCCATCCTCGGCGGCGCAGCCGGGGCCTTGCTCGGCCGTTCGATCGACCGCTCAAGCACACGCTGCGGATAA
- the astD gene encoding succinylglutamate-semialdehyde dehydrogenase, whose translation MDVARRTPHLRRTSRRKQEYHTVMATDLVSTEPATGKEIWRGKSGNVDATIERARKAMRDWAREPLARRIEFMRRFANEVRKHAEPFAELIARETGKPLWEARTEVEAVIGKVEISVTAYAERTGQKKLNSALQGTAALRHKPHGVMAVLGPYNFPAHLPNGHIIPALIAGNVVIFKPSEKTPAVGEFFTRCFHEAKLPEGVIQCIHGGVEVGQALVEHWMVDGVLFTGSARAGIAINRKLASDPGKIVALEMGGNNPIVMLDTPKIEDAAATIVQSAFTTAGQRCTAARRLIVVDSVFDQIVPAVKALTEKLIVDEPFADPQPFMGCVIDNSTADLLSESFVALMSRGGSPIMHMKRRDENLPFLSPAILDATDIHERPDIELFGPLLQVVRVADFDAAIYEANATRYGLSASLIGGKPQDFETFWNEIRAGIVNWNRPTNGASSSAPFGGVGLSGNHRPAAFYAADYCAYPVASNEMEQPRASIGVGIKGS comes from the coding sequence ATTGACGTTGCGCGCCGGACCCCCCACTTAAGACGCACTTCGAGGCGCAAACAGGAATATCATACCGTAATGGCAACCGATCTGGTCTCAACCGAACCGGCGACCGGCAAGGAAATCTGGCGTGGCAAGTCGGGCAATGTCGATGCTACAATCGAGCGCGCGCGCAAGGCGATGCGCGACTGGGCGCGCGAGCCGCTGGCCCGCCGGATCGAATTCATGCGCCGCTTCGCCAATGAAGTGCGCAAGCATGCCGAACCCTTCGCCGAACTGATCGCGCGCGAAACCGGCAAGCCGCTTTGGGAAGCGCGGACCGAAGTCGAAGCCGTGATCGGCAAGGTCGAAATCTCGGTCACCGCCTATGCCGAACGGACTGGTCAGAAGAAGCTCAACAGCGCGCTTCAGGGCACTGCCGCGCTGCGCCACAAGCCGCATGGCGTGATGGCGGTGTTGGGCCCCTACAACTTCCCCGCGCATCTGCCGAACGGCCACATCATCCCCGCGCTGATCGCGGGCAATGTCGTGATCTTCAAGCCAAGCGAGAAGACCCCGGCAGTGGGCGAATTCTTCACCCGCTGTTTCCACGAGGCCAAGCTCCCCGAGGGCGTGATCCAGTGCATCCACGGCGGAGTCGAGGTGGGCCAGGCGCTGGTCGAACACTGGATGGTCGACGGCGTCCTGTTCACCGGTTCGGCGCGCGCAGGCATCGCGATCAACCGCAAGCTCGCCTCCGACCCGGGCAAGATCGTCGCGCTGGAAATGGGCGGCAACAACCCCATCGTCATGCTCGACACGCCCAAGATCGAGGATGCTGCGGCAACGATCGTCCAGTCGGCGTTCACTACCGCGGGCCAGCGCTGCACCGCCGCGCGGCGGCTGATCGTGGTCGATTCGGTGTTCGACCAGATCGTCCCCGCGGTGAAGGCGCTGACCGAAAAGCTGATCGTCGACGAACCCTTCGCCGATCCGCAACCCTTCATGGGCTGCGTGATCGACAACAGCACCGCCGACCTGCTGTCGGAAAGCTTCGTCGCGCTGATGAGCCGCGGCGGTTCGCCGATCATGCATATGAAGCGGCGCGACGAGAACCTGCCGTTCCTGTCGCCGGCGATCCTCGACGCGACCGATATCCATGAACGGCCCGACATCGAGCTGTTCGGCCCGCTGCTGCAGGTCGTCCGCGTGGCCGATTTCGACGCGGCAATCTACGAGGCGAACGCCACGCGCTATGGCCTCTCGGCCTCGCTCATCGGCGGCAAGCCGCAGGATTTCGAGACGTTCTGGAACGAGATCCGCGCCGGCATCGTCAACTGGAACCGCCCGACCAACGGCGCGTCCTCGTCCGCCCCCTTCGGCGGTGTGGGCCTGTCGGGCAACCACCGGCCGGCGGCCTTCTATGCCGCGGACTATTGCGCCTATCCGGTTGCCAGCAATGAGATGGAACAGCCGCGCGCCAGTATCGGCGTTGGCATCAAGGGAAGCTAA
- a CDS encoding protein adenylyltransferase SelO family protein — MRAEPQPVPSNVAADASYRADTPIETMAEWIGDEVAPAAFPETILRFRNDRHAAGIGLAQLSDADWVKHFGRFEPLPGNLPRPLALRYHGHQFRVYNPEIGDGRGFLFAQLRDGADRLLDLGTKGSGPTPWSRRGDGRLTLKGAVREILATEMLEALGVYTSKTFSVIETGEELTRGDEPSPTRSAVMTRLSHGHIRIGTFQRLLALEERAHMAQLVDYCLEQFPGPPPPEDAPGRDDPAVRLMHLVVERMADLAASWMVAGFVHGVLNTDNMNISGESFDYGPWRFLPQWDPGFTAAYFDHQGLYAFGRQPEALHWNCGQFAIALRLLADAPPLIAAMERFGPLYMEAIGRRWCWRLGVASRGPEGDAAVVAASEKALSETGVAPDRFFFTHRAGRAAEGDLADALAGYEPLASEHSYWDGPGPQSMLIDEVEAIWAAIAEADDWQPLSDKVAALRDMGAAHGAPPLPAGHVWDTATT; from the coding sequence ATGCGCGCCGAACCGCAACCTGTCCCGAGCAATGTCGCAGCGGACGCGAGCTATCGCGCCGATACGCCGATCGAAACCATGGCTGAATGGATCGGTGATGAGGTCGCACCGGCGGCCTTTCCCGAAACCATCCTGCGCTTTCGCAACGATCGCCATGCGGCCGGTATCGGCCTGGCGCAATTGTCGGACGCGGACTGGGTCAAGCATTTCGGGCGGTTCGAGCCGTTGCCCGGCAATCTGCCCCGCCCGCTGGCGCTGCGCTATCACGGGCACCAGTTCCGCGTGTACAATCCCGAGATCGGCGATGGCCGCGGGTTCCTGTTTGCGCAGCTGCGCGACGGCGCGGATCGCCTGCTCGACCTCGGCACCAAGGGATCGGGCCCGACGCCGTGGAGCCGGAGAGGCGACGGACGACTGACGCTCAAGGGTGCGGTGCGCGAAATCCTTGCGACCGAAATGCTCGAAGCGCTGGGGGTCTATACGTCGAAGACCTTCAGCGTGATCGAGACGGGGGAGGAGCTGACCCGCGGCGACGAACCTTCGCCGACGCGCTCGGCGGTCATGACCCGGCTGAGCCACGGCCATATCCGCATCGGCACGTTCCAGCGGCTGCTGGCGCTCGAAGAGCGCGCGCATATGGCGCAGTTGGTCGATTACTGCCTCGAACAGTTTCCCGGCCCGCCCCCGCCCGAGGATGCGCCGGGGCGCGACGACCCCGCAGTGCGGCTGATGCATCTGGTGGTCGAGCGGATGGCGGATCTGGCAGCCAGCTGGATGGTCGCGGGCTTCGTCCACGGCGTGCTCAACACCGACAATATGAACATTTCGGGCGAAAGCTTCGACTACGGTCCGTGGCGTTTCCTGCCCCAATGGGATCCGGGCTTCACCGCCGCCTATTTCGACCATCAGGGGCTTTACGCCTTCGGGCGCCAGCCCGAGGCGCTGCACTGGAATTGCGGCCAGTTCGCGATTGCGCTGCGGCTGCTGGCCGATGCGCCGCCGCTGATTGCCGCGATGGAGCGCTTCGGGCCGCTCTACATGGAAGCGATCGGTCGGCGCTGGTGCTGGCGGCTGGGCGTTGCCAGCCGCGGGCCCGAGGGCGATGCCGCAGTGGTGGCGGCGAGCGAGAAGGCGTTGAGCGAAACCGGCGTGGCGCCCGACCGATTCTTTTTCACCCACCGCGCCGGGCGCGCCGCCGAAGGCGATCTGGCGGATGCGCTTGCAGGGTACGAACCGCTCGCCAGCGAACATTCCTATTGGGACGGACCGGGCCCGCAGTCCATGCTGATCGACGAGGTCGAGGCGATCTGGGCGGCCATTGCCGAAGCCGACGATTGGCAGCCGCTGAGCGACAAGGTTGCCGCCCTGCGCGACATGGGCGCGGCGCATGGCGCACCCCCGCTGCCCGCCGGCCATGTGTGGGACACCGCCACGACTTGA
- a CDS encoding alpha/beta hydrolase, translated as MDTSFTDRHWHSADGLTLHCREYGTASDRPPVICLHGLTRNARDFEALAPHIAAQGWRVLVPSMRGRGDSDYAEVSDSYALPTYVDDLLALLEQEGITQFVSIGTSMGGLMTMLLAQAQPERIAAAVLNDVGPVLETAGLDTIKTYVGQGRSFPTWMHAARALEEVHGTSFPAFDLHAWIAMAKRTMTLSSSGRIVFDYDMKLAEPILATPEAAAPVDLWPAFHALKGKPLLLLRGELSTLLSARSLADMQKVATGADSAVIPHVGHAPTLDEPEARAAIDALLARVA; from the coding sequence ATGGATACCAGCTTCACCGACCGTCACTGGCACAGCGCCGACGGTCTCACTCTGCATTGCCGCGAATACGGCACGGCCAGCGATCGCCCACCGGTGATCTGCTTGCACGGCCTGACGCGTAATGCGCGCGATTTCGAAGCGCTTGCGCCGCATATCGCCGCGCAGGGCTGGCGCGTGCTGGTCCCGTCGATGCGCGGGCGCGGCGACAGCGATTATGCCGAGGTTTCGGATAGCTATGCGCTGCCGACCTATGTCGACGACCTGCTGGCATTGCTGGAGCAGGAAGGCATCACGCAATTCGTGTCGATCGGGACATCGATGGGCGGGCTGATGACGATGCTGCTGGCGCAGGCGCAGCCCGAACGGATTGCCGCGGCGGTGCTCAACGATGTCGGGCCGGTGCTCGAAACCGCGGGTCTCGATACGATCAAGACCTATGTCGGGCAGGGCCGCAGTTTTCCCACCTGGATGCACGCGGCACGCGCGCTCGAGGAAGTGCATGGCACATCCTTCCCGGCTTTCGATCTCCACGCGTGGATCGCCATGGCCAAGCGCACGATGACGCTGTCGAGCAGCGGACGCATCGTGTTCGACTATGACATGAAGCTGGCCGAACCAATCCTTGCCACGCCCGAGGCGGCGGCACCGGTCGATCTGTGGCCCGCATTCCACGCGCTCAAGGGCAAGCCGCTGCTGTTGCTGCGCGGTGAACTGTCCACGCTGCTGTCCGCGCGCAGCCTTGCCGATATGCAAAAGGTTGCGACGGGGGCGGACAGCGCGGTGATCCCCCATGTCGGACATGCGCCGACGCTCGATGAGCCCGAAGCCCGCGCCGCGATCGACGCCTTGTTGGCGCGTGTCGCATGA